From the Alphaproteobacteria bacterium genome, the window TCATTTGCGATATCCAGTCTTAGCGGGCTCCGAATTCGTTCGGTGTTGCAATAATCGACGTCAACCACGCAGTGCACGCAGCGGCCGACGGCCTCCCAACAAAAGGAACGGAAACGATCATGGACGTTCGCAAGATTATTTTTATCCGGGAAACGACGACCCGGGAAGCCGACCGGCTGCTCGACCGGCCGATCACTCGCGCCGCCGGCCTGGTCGCCTTTGCCAACCCATTGGCCGGCATGGGTTATACCAAGTCTCTGTGAGTGGGACTCATATAGGGGCTTTCCGGAACGGTGTTTTTCTGATTCAAGATGGCAAACGGATGGAGGTTTGCCATGGGTTCTCCGGTTTCACTTCGAGACGATTTTGGTGCGGCCGGACT encodes:
- a CDS encoding amino acid synthesis family protein; amino-acid sequence: MDVRKIIFIRETTTREADRLLDRPITRAAGLVAFANPLAGMGYTKSL